From the genome of Tripterygium wilfordii isolate XIE 37 chromosome 6, ASM1340144v1, whole genome shotgun sequence:
GGATATTCCTTTCACTACGTACTTCGTATGAATCAGATCtgttattgttattatatatatggcTATAATCTGTTCTGATCTGTACAATATACAAACGCAGAGTAATAGCAATGCCCTTTCGTAAGAACGAAAGCTCCAGGAATCAAGAGGTACCATTCTTAAAAGAAGATAGACTACCTTACTTCGCAAATATATGCGCTGCTGCAGAAACCCGCTACAATAAAAACCCTCGGGACACCAAGGTTAGttcttttttatgttgtttcaatttatatatatatacactttttttctctcttagaTCTCTATCCCTGAATACTGAAGTTTCTCTTATGTTGCTTAAAAATCCAACACTCCAAAGAAGCCATTTGCTGATCTCTGGTTGGTTCCAATGGGTGCTTTTTATTTCACAGAATTTGTCACAATGGGGAGAGGCTCTGATTGGGTTGGCTGTACTCATGAATAACATAGAACCACAACAACTGTTGCTTCGAGGTATTCTCCAGCCGGATTTTATATTGAATTCTTTTCTTGCTTAGAAcctaattctttttctttctaattgctgcatatatatatatatatatatagatgcaaTTAAAAAGTTGAACGAGGCATTATCAATTAATGACAAAGTGACTGACACTCATTTTGTGCTGGGACTTGCTTACCACAAGTATGCAATCTTAACTAAAGAGTATGATAAGGCCCTTCCATGCTATCAATCTGCTCATTACTCATTCACTATTGCTCACAATCAGGTATATATAACTCATCATGAtggtttttttccttcttccatgtatgattgaatattatttttgttcCATTGTATGTAGGATTGGCACAATGAAGTTTATTCTGAGTGGATGAGGTCGTGTCACCCGGTGTGTTATTATTATTCGTTCATGGGTTTTTGTTGTTGTCAATAATATAATGTGTAGTTTGTTCTTGTTATTTCAATCtaatgttgtttttttctttcttatccaAAAGTGTCGAAGCACACACGAATCATGGCATGATATACGTTTAAGAATTATGACAGGGAGACCAATCATTCCAACAAGTGACGAGGTTAGCTTGTGGacttttataaattttgttgcAAGTTTGTTGCGTGTGCTAGCAATTTATTTAACCTCTAACAAAAATAAACTAACTTTTTATGTTTGCTTGAGCAAGTAAATTCAATTTCACTTTGACTACATGTATTTTAATCGTTGTATTACTTAATTTTCAACTCAGTTGTTCTTCTTTTAACATTGCAAACTGCAAATCCGACTCAGGAACCAATGTGTATGATGGATAAGATTGGATGGCTATTGCAGTGGCTATGTTTGCTTTAGGATTTGGGCTCCTGCTTCTTTAATTGGGAACGTAAGGAAATTGAACCTTGATTAGTTAATGTTTTTGAAAGTTGAGAACTATGCATATTGGCATTGGAGTATTTTATCTTTATCTATGTTTAAATGTTTTTAAGAATTTAATATGAATATTTTAGGGTACTCTGTGTGTATGAGGAGATGTCTGAACCAGATCCTCAACTCCTGAACCGACTAATTGTCCTTGATAACTCACTGCAAACAAAGCTTGATTTGAGAGCAGGAAGAGCGGCTAGGGTTCATAAGAACCGACTTAGTGTTAGCTCTGTGGCCTATCACTCTTTCTCTAGTCTCATCTCCTCTCCCATACCAGGGCAAGATTGGCTCATGCATGATGCTAGCCCATGCAGCCACGctagttgcaacttgcaaggcaCTCAAGTCCCAGTGGCATTTGGAGCCTTCACTACACCAACCCAGGTTTTTATTAGAGGTGTATACCGGGACAGGTTCTAGGTTATCGATCCAAATTAGGCCCGACCCAATGTTTCTAAGAGATGTGATTAGTCACCTGATCGATAATCCTGTTAAAAGTTAGGGGGCCACATGGTTACCCGGTAATGCCTGGCAGGTAAAGGAAAAAATTTTTGTTGTTCCTTTGGTGCTCGTTATGCTTTTCTGCAAAAGAAAACCCACCATTTCAAGTAGGATCCCTTGTCTAAATATACAAAGGGgatcaaacaatttcatcaataTGGGCCAATATTGTTTTGACGTTATTAATCCCGCGAAATAAAAAATGTCGCATCGTTGGGCCTATTGGGTTTCCTATCAACTGGGCCTTGCGAAATGGGTACAGTCATAGGCCTTTACGGTTAGCATTGTTGACCCATTTGTAATGCATTATTAGAAGCCCAAAATCGGAATTATTCTAAACTgataatttaaagaattttttgTAGTAAAGTGAGGTTTGTGGTGGGTCGGGAAAAATAGATTAATTGACTTTGGTAATTAGGTTATAACTTACATTAATATCGACAAAAACATGACCTAATTGAATAATTATGTTTTAAGATGGAAAAAAATTGATAAGAAAAGGATTAAAAGGCCCAAATTAATTTCTTGGAGTGGGGATATTCATGTTGGGAGGAGACGGAAAATGAGTTGGGAGGGCCGCAATTTCATGGTCATCAAAGGTTATGACGTGAAATTAAGCGCTTGAGACTGAGGACTGGGAAAGGAGAGAGGGAAATCGGGTGCGAAGACGTGCGAAATCTGATCGACTTGTTGCGTTCGGTAGCTACTACTCAGTTTCATAGACACCTCAATTGATCAGATTTGGAATCGGAAAAAAGTTGTTCTGTCTTTGCATAGGTAAAAAACGTGAATGATGGGCCCCCGAGATCAAAAATGTACGTTAGGGGATGCTCCGATACTCAAGTTAGATCGATAGATAATTGTGCTAATGAGAAAATTCGATATTGAAAACTCTCTTTGACTAGTAGTCAAACTCATAAGTGAAAAGTGAGAGAAATTTACTTTATTGAGCCTCTTTTTTATATGTATTTCAAAATAGGAATCCTCCTCCGGGGTGATCTTCGACATGTTTGGTGATAAGGTCTTTTCAGTTCCCAATATTTTTTATCCGAGGTCATCCTTATTGATAGATCGAGGGGAAATATGTTTGTACCAGGATGCTTCCTagttcaatttcttcttcttcaaattacATGCTAATGATACATGTTAGGTTGTCAGCATCTTATTGGAGGGATATTTTAGTATTATCATGTTGTGTGATTAGTGTTGCGATTCTAAGGGGTTTACTCGGGTAGACCCAGAAGGGAAGAGATGGGATTTTGGCGGAGAGGGGAGAGTGGTTTTAAGAATTTGAGGAAGATAATGGGAGAGCCTGAGATGAGCCTGAGGTGAAGCGATGGCATGAAACAGCTGCACATACTACCACTGGAATGGATAGCTGGGAAGAGAGCTTGTCTCAATCCAGAATTGGGTTTCAGAAAACTCCAATAAAAGCTACCCAAAAATATTCTATAAGCCTAAAATTCTCTAGTAAATGAGTAGAATTCAATCAAAAAACAATACATTTTACAAACTCTTTAAACCAACCATTCTTCATAGCAACATGGCCGCGGAGAAAAAGTACCCCAGAATTTACTacaattttcttccttttttccaaAGGAAAGAATTCCCATTGAAATTTAATGCAGCTGAAGAACATGTTACAAGAAAATTGATGGTTGGGGTTTCAAAAAGTGCTAGCTACAacttattttacatttttacctCCTAAAACCTGGAACAATCTGTCGCAATTTCTTTGCAGGCTCCTCGAGCAACAGAACGATAAAAGACCAATTTGTCCGTGTAAGTTTCCAGCACCATCCAGTTTTCAATCTAACCATTGATCCACTCTCGAGCTTTATTCGTGTCCATTTTGCCAAAGATTGCATGCAGGCTAAGCAGCAAATTTAAATTTAAGCAAAGGGCCTGAGCAGCAAATTCCATAAGCGACTCAGTTTCAATTGTCAATCTGGCCGGCCAATGGAAATTCTACGAGAACAATGAAAGATGATCTTTCTGCTTCTCTTAGATATTGTACAGTTCCATTCATGATCTTTACTAGCTTCTGGCTGATATAGAGGCCCAGACCTTCCCTTGAGACACCTTGGTGATGGTTAAACATCTGCTGAATCAAATCCTCTGGGATCCCAGGAGCTGGATGGGTGATCCTGCCGTGTCAAACCCATAATTATACTCGCCATCATTTGACCATTATGGCTTATATACATTACATTTAGCAGCATATTACGGCATTAGAATTCACCTAGTTTGAACTAGAGAACTTGGAAAGTCATATTTATGGCAGTATAGAACAAGAAAATGGCAGAAACTTCATTTGTTCATATGCATATTATGACCAATTATCAATGGATTAAGAAGATGACACTAAACAGAACAGAACTGAAGCTTCAAACAAAACCACCCTAGATTCAGATTTGCACATATGAAATTTGATTAATCTAGCAGCTAATAGCATTGAATACACTTTCATGGTTTCATGCTTGTCATCCATAGATGTCATATCCATTTGCCTTTTCTCCCACTCAGCATTTTGCCATATGCTTGGCACTCTTTGCAGTCAATATGAGCATAGCTTGCTGTCATGCTCTTATACAGTGTCATGTTTTAGTATAAACCTCAAATGGTTTTTCTGATCTGGGAACTTGCTTACGGAAACACGACATACAGCATCCTCTACTGAACAGCATAACAGAAGCACGAGAGAAGATACTTACCGAAATTCAAGATGGGCAATGTGCAGCTTGGTTCCTATACGTTTTTTTCGGGGAATAACTGTGAATGCAATTGATGATCCCTCAAATGCAGGGGCGAAAACGACAGCATTTGTCAAAAGATTTGAAATAACTTGCTGAAGCCTCAAATTGTCTCCGTACAATTGCATGGATGACACTTCCAAAGGTAAATCATGGATGATATGAACCTGCCGCTCTTGGCTCAGAATCCTAATCTGATTCATTGTAGCCTCTAGAGTTTCTCCGAGGTTGAATGCTATACAATTCAGTTCCGTATAGCTGCAAACAGGTATCAGAAGATCAATACTACCATAACAATTTCCAGGTGTTGTAGGAAGATCAACTGGAGTACTAAGGTAAGAGAAATAACTCATATATTTACATGGAGTATCACATAAACTAAATAAGTAAATGACAATTCCATACCAAAACTACACATCTAATAATTCTCGTTCATCATTAGGAGAACCCGCCATAACCAGCCAAGCATACCAGCAATTTGAAAGGAAACGATATAAAGGAAGGTAGAAACATCATATAATAatcattttcaagaaaaaagcaagataaatagaaaacataagtCAGATAGGAATGCCAAAGAAAAGTAAGGTGTTTTCAGTGCATTGACAGAAGGATATATTTCCACTCCAATATAAAATGATCTTGGAAGGCCCTGCATATACTCATCACCCGACTTTTGCTAAGAAGAGAGTATTGCATGGCATGCCCTCAAGCAACTTTCCTAATCGCAAAAAATTAATGGGGTTGCTCCTTGCTTGGCATGTAAAGGAAAAAGTTACTTGGGATCAGtattaaataattaatcagAACTTGATCAAAAGTTTGCACAGAAGCTTTACAGGAGTTATCTATTTCAGTTTTAAAGTAAATGCCTGACATGAATGAAACCTGC
Proteins encoded in this window:
- the LOC119999859 gene encoding mitochondrial import receptor subunit TOM20-1-like, yielding MPFRKNESSRNQEVPFLKEDRLPYFANICAAAETRYNKNPRDTKNLSQWGEALIGLAVLMNNIEPQQLLLRDAIKKLNEALSINDKVTDTHFVLGLAYHKYAILTKEYDKALPCYQSAHYSFTIAHNQDWHNEVYSEWMRSCHPCRSTHESWHDIRLRIMTGRPIIPTSDEEPMCMMDKIGWLLQWLCLL